DNA from Solanum stenotomum isolate F172 chromosome 3, ASM1918654v1, whole genome shotgun sequence:
CGGTCGATGCTTATTCTATTGTTTAGTACATTCCTTCTGTTGCCAATTTACATTTTTGCGACTCCATTACTTAAGTTTTTAGGCCAAGAACATGAAATGGCTGTTCTTGCTGGGAAATTTGCCCTGTTGTCAATCCCCGAGTTGTATTCACTGGCGGTCACTATTCCCACTTCAAAGTTTTTGCAAGCCCAAAGTAAAGTTGGTGTGGTGGCTTGGATTGGTTTTGTGGATCTTTTACTCCATGCTCTTCTGCTATGGCTGTTCATATATGTATTCAATTTGGGTACAGATGGGGCAGCGTTCGCATTTAATATTACAGGCTGGGCGGACGCAATAGCTCAATTTGTTTATGTGGTTGTTTGGTGTAAGGATGGATGGACGGGATGGTCTTTGTCGGCATTAAATGAGATTTGGGCATTTGTTAGACTCTCAGTTGCTTCAGCTGTCATGTTATGTCTTGAAATGTGGTACATGATGAGTATTATTATACTCACTGGACATCTCAAGGATGCAGTTATTGCTGTTGGATCCCTCTCTATTTGGTGAGTTTTGtgtcttttttctcttttgttttataACGGCAGTGTAAAGCCAACTTGCGTGCAGCTCGCCTGTTTAACCAATGTGCTGAGAACTCTGTCTAACAAGACTTAGGCAGATGGGTAAAAGTTCATTTTTGCATATGTATATCGACATTAACTGCTCAATGCTTAAGCccattcaaataaattttaacgCTCACTGACAGTGAAGCTACAACTTTTATCAACAGACATTATTTAGAGCacaaaattctaagttttaacTGTCCTGTGCAAGTTTTGTGGTTAAGTGTATAGCTTTCAATAAAATGAAAGTGTCGTGAGCTCCTTTTATCAAACGTGCATCAAtctttttattctcttttttccGTCTTTCAgtatgaatgttgatggatgGGAAGAGATGTTATTCATTGGAATCAATGCTGCCATAAGGTAATTTAGTGTAAAAGCTTGTAAAAAAATGTACTACATTTATTTTGGGGTTTGTTTTAATGCATTGTCTCTGTCTCAGTGTTCGAGTCTCCAATGAGCTTGGGCTAGGACATCCCAGGGCTACCAAATATAGTGTATATATCACAGTGTTTCAATCACTCCTCATTGGGATACTCTGCATGATATTTGTACTGGCCGTAAGAAATCATCTGGCTATTTTTTTCACAAACAGCAAGGATTTGCAACAAGCCGTTGCAGACCTTGCTTGGCTTCTTGGAATAACCATGCTTCTTAACAGTGTTCAGCCTGTAATATCAGGTATTGCTTTTATTCCAACTTCACTGTTTCTATGGTTAGAAGTGTGTTCGTCTTTGTAGTCCTTATTGTGGCAAATATTGTTTTACAGGTGTTGCTATAGGAGGTGGATGGCAAGGTTTAGTGGCTTATATCAATTTAGGATCTTACTATGTTTTTGGTATTCCTCTAGGATATATGCTTGGTTATGTGGCTGACTATGGAGTCGTGGTAAATAAACTCTCATTCCGAAAGTTACATATGATAAGTACATCAAATTTTAATCTCACTCGGCATTTATAAGCATCTTTTTATAGGAAACTACTGGTGATGAGTAGGAAACACCTTGTTTTAGTATCTCGTAACCTTTTTGAACCTAAAACTTAtgattgaaatttaattcatcCCAATTATGAATTTATCTTGCAGGGACTATGGACAGGAATGATAGCAGGACTTGCTTTGCAGACACTGCTACTCTCATTTGTACTCTATAGAATTGATTGGAATAAAGAGGTAAGTGAAACAGTTGATGATTTTATCCAACTAAACTCCAAAAAAAATCATGCTTGATAATGTGTACTTCGTTCTTGGTTGGTATTAGCTGCACGTCCTCTGTAAAATGATTATCCTATAGACGACGTAAGAATTTTGTTTGAAAGTCACTGCACAAAGggtgaattttctttttatcctcctctttgaaaaagttgcaGATGAAGCAATACTAGTTACACTATTGTTGCAGATTTTTATTGAACCTTGCGTTTCGATATGATTAAGTCATGTGTAATAATAAGAACAT
Protein-coding regions in this window:
- the LOC125860999 gene encoding protein DETOXIFICATION 35-like isoform X1, translated to METPFLHDFSGDHHQLIGPDGDYRPVKGLKEWWAVLWIETVKLWEIGGPIAFNVLCQYGTYSITVAFCGHLGAVELSAISVAQNVIGTFSFGFMLGMGSALETLCGQAFGAGQIHMLGIYTQRSMLILLFSTFLLLPIYIFATPLLKFLGQEHEMAVLAGKFALLSIPELYSLAVTIPTSKFLQAQSKVGVVAWIGFVDLLLHALLLWLFIYVFNLGTDGAAFAFNITGWADAIAQFVYVVVWCKDGWTGWSLSALNEIWAFVRLSVASAVMLCLEMWYMMSIIILTGHLKDAVIAVGSLSICMNVDGWEEMLFIGINAAISVRVSNELGLGHPRATKYSVYITVFQSLLIGILCMIFVLAVRNHLAIFFTNSKDLQQAVADLAWLLGITMLLNSVQPVISGVAIGGGWQGLVAYINLGSYYVFGIPLGYMLGYVADYGVVGLWTGMIAGLALQTLLLSFVLYRIDWNKEVEQSAERLRKWGGQDFEAEETLIPEPTKALP
- the LOC125860999 gene encoding protein DETOXIFICATION 35-like isoform X2, producing MSFANTGPTPLPLLFVVILVLLSSLLFLLLKTLLLGMGSALETLCGQAFGAGQIHMLGIYTQRSMLILLFSTFLLLPIYIFATPLLKFLGQEHEMAVLAGKFALLSIPELYSLAVTIPTSKFLQAQSKVGVVAWIGFVDLLLHALLLWLFIYVFNLGTDGAAFAFNITGWADAIAQFVYVVVWCKDGWTGWSLSALNEIWAFVRLSVASAVMLCLEMWYMMSIIILTGHLKDAVIAVGSLSICMNVDGWEEMLFIGINAAISVRVSNELGLGHPRATKYSVYITVFQSLLIGILCMIFVLAVRNHLAIFFTNSKDLQQAVADLAWLLGITMLLNSVQPVISGVAIGGGWQGLVAYINLGSYYVFGIPLGYMLGYVADYGVVGLWTGMIAGLALQTLLLSFVLYRIDWNKEVEQSAERLRKWGGQDFEAEETLIPEPTKALP